The Pseudomonas sp. HOU2 DNA window CAGATACACCAGCGTATTGCGCTTCTTGTCGAGGAAGCGCACCACCTGCATGGTCTTGAACACCAGCGAGGTGCGCTCCTTGAACACCTCGTCACCATCCTTCAGTTCGCCCTTGAACTTGATCGGACCGACCTGACGACAAGCTATCGACGCCTCGGCGCGATCCTCGGCCAGACCCAGACCACCTTTCACCCCACCCGTCTTGGCGCGAGACAGGTAGCAGGTCACGCCGTCGACCTTCGGATCATCGAAAGCTTCGACCACGATCCGGTCATTCGGGCCGACGAACTTGAACACCGTCGACACTTGACCGATTTCCTCGGCCGAGGCCAGCAACGGCAACGCCATCAGCAGACCCAACAATCCTTTTGCCATGCGCATCGCGTTTTTCCTTAGACCAGAATCAGGTTGTCACGGTGAACCAGTTCCGGCTCAGCCATGTAGCCCAGCACGCCGACAATTGCATCCGACGACTGACCAATGATTTTTTGCGCTTCAAGCGCACTGTAGTTGGCCAGACCACGGGCAATCTCGCGACCGTCCGGCGCCACACAAACCACCATCTCGCCACGCCGAAAGCTGCCCTGGACCAGTTTCACGCCGACCGGCAACAGACTCTTGTTACCTTGCGACAATGCCGACACCGCACCTTCGTCCAGCACCAGCGTGCCGCGAGTTTGCAGATGCCCGGCCAGCCACTGCTTGCGCGCCGCGAGCATGCCGCGCTCAGGCGACAGCAGCGTACCGATGCGCTCGCCAGCCTTCAGGCGATCGAGCACTCGCTCCAGACGCCCACCGACGATGATCGTATGCGCCCCGGAACGCGCCGCCAGACGCGCCGCTCGCAACTTGGTCTGCATGCCGCCACGCCCCAGCGCGCCACCAGTACCGCCCGCCACCGCATCAAGCGTCGGATCATCGGCGCGCGCTTCGTAAATCAGCTGTGCATCAGGGTTGTTTCGCGGATCGGCGTCGAACATACCGTCGCGATCGGTGAGGATCACCAGCAGATCGGCCTCGACCAGGTTGGCCACCAGCGCCGCCAGCGTGTCGTTGTCGCCGAAACGAATCTCGTCGGTGACCACGGTGTCGTTTTCGTTGATCACCGGGATGACTTTCAGCTCGACCAACGCGCGCAGAGTGCTGCGGGCATTGAGGTAGCGCTTGCGATCGGACAGGTCATCGTGAGTCAGGAGAATCTGCGCGGTGTGCCGACCATGCTCGGCAAAGCTCGATTCCCAAGCCTGCACCAGCCCCATCTGGCCGATTGCAGCTGCGGCCTGGAGCTCGTGCATCGCACTGGGTCGTGCGGTCCAGCCCAGGCGGCTCATGCCGGCAGCCACTGCCCCGGAGGACACCAGCACCAACTCGACACCCGCCTCATGCAGGGCGACCATCTGCTCGACCCAGACACTCATTGCCGCACGATCCAGCCCTTTGCCATCAGCCGTCAGCAAAGCGCTGCCGATCTTCACGACCCAACGCTGCGCACCTGTCACCTTGCTCCGCATCATCTTCAACCTTAGCTTGAGGACAGCGCGACCCAGCGCTGCCCGTTAATCGTGACTATCGATTTCCAGATACCAAAACGCCGCTCGATTGAGCGGCGTTCAAGTTTATCGCAACAGATCAGTCACGCACGTAAATGATTTCCGGACCGTCTTCATCATCCACATCTTCTTCGTCCCAGTCATCGTCGCCGATGTCGTGGACCGACTTCACGCCGCTGCGACGCAGGGCTCGCTTGTCATCCAGCGCCTGCAACTGGGCACGGGCTTCGTCTTCGATGCGCTGATCGAGATCGGCCAGTTCTTCCTTGTACGCCGGGTCATTAGCCAGGCGATCGGCACGATCTTCCAGATAACGCATGATGTCGCGCGTCAGACGCTCGGTACCTTCTTTGGCGATGGCCGAGATCACGTAGACCGGGCCTTCCCACTGCAGGCGATCGACGATTTCCTTGACGCGCTCTTCGTGCTCTTCTTCAAGGATCTGGTCGCACTTGTTCAGTACCAGCCAGCGATCACGCTCGGCCAGCGACGGGCTGAATTTGACCAGCTCGTTGACGATCACTTCAGCTGCGTCCGGTGCACTGGTGCCATCCAGCGGCGCCATGTCGACGAGGTGCAGCAACAGACGCGTACGCGCCAAGTGCTTGAGGAAGCGAATGCCCAGGCCGGCACCGTCGGAAGCGCCTTCGATCAGACCGGGAATGTCGGCGATGACGAAGCTTTTCCAGCGGTCAACGCTGACCACACCCAGGTTCGGCACCAGCGTGGTGAACGGGTAGTCGGCAACTTTCGGCTTGGCCGCCGATACCGAACGGATAAAGGTACTTTTACCGGCGTTCGGCAAGCCCAGCAGACCGACGTCAGCCAGCACTTTCATTTCCAGTTTCAGGTCACGCTGCTCACCCGGCTTGCCCGGCGTGGTCTGGCGTGGCGCACGGTTGGTACTGGATTTGAAACGAGTGTTGCCCAGACCGTGCCAACCACCCTGCACCACCATCAGTTTCTGGCCGGCCTTGGTCAGGTCGCCAATCACTTCCTGGGTAGCCGAGTCGATTACGGTGGTACCGACTGGCACGCGCAGGATCAGGTCTTCACCCTTCTTGCCGGTGCAATCGGTGCTGCCGCCGTTGGAGCCACGCTCGGCATCGAAGTGCCGGGTGTAACGGTAGTCGACCAGGGTGTTGAGGTTCTCGTCGGCCATCATGTAGATGGAACCGCCGTCACCGCCATCACCGCCGTTCGGGCCGCCGTTTTCAATGAATTTTTCCCGACGGAAACTCATGCAGCCATTGCCGCCGTCGCCAGCTTTTACGCGGATCGATACTTCGTCTACAAACTTCATAACTCAACGCCTCTCGCCATACGGACGAGCCGAAAAACAATCAAGACATAAGACTCTTGCAAAAATGAGCGCAGCGACCCCAAAACACGACCTGCATCGCACGCCGACAGCCCATACAAACAGTTTTGCAAGAGACTCACCCCACAAACGAAAAAGCCCCGTCGCAAGACAGGGCTCTTCCAGCGATCTCGCGATTAAGCCGCGACAACGCTCACGTAACGACGACCGAAGGCGCCTTTTACTTCAAACTTGATCACGCCTTCGATTTTCGCGAAGAGGGTGTGATCTTTACCCATGCCAACGCCGTAGCCAGCGTGGAATTGGGTGCCGCGCTGACGCACGATGATGTTGCCGGCCTTGATGACCTGGCCGCCATACATCTTCACGCCAAGGCGTTTGGCTTCTGAGTCGCGACCGTTACGGGTACTACCACCAGCTTTTTTGTGTGCCATGAGTTCAATTCTCCTAGTGAGGAATTAGGCTGTAATTAAGCCTGAATACCGGTGATTTTGATCTCGGTGAACCACTGGCGGTGGCCCATACGCTTCATGTGGTGCTTACGGCGACGGAACTTGATGATGCGGACTTTATCGTGACGACCTTGGGAGATCACTTCAGCCTTGACGGTTGCGCCAGCAACAACAGGTGCGCCGATGTTCACGTCGTCGCCATTGGCGACCAGCAGAACGCGGTCAAAAGTCACGGATTCGCCAGTAGCGACTTCCAGTTTTTCGATCTTCAGGTATTCACCTTCAGCGACCTTGTATTGCTTACCGCCGGTAACGATTACTGCGTACATGGTATTTCTCCGATAATCCTGCTCACCCAGCTCTTTATAAGAAGAGGTATTGGCTGGCATGGCTGCATGGGGCTGGAACGGCCCAAGTGCAATTGCGTAAGGCAGGTGCTGCCCAGGAAGTTCAGGGTGCGCGATTGTACGCAAGCATCGAGAGTCACGCAAGTGGCCGTCCATCGCGCCTTGACAGGCCCCGGTGGGGGTCCTAGCATGCCGCGCAACCCTTCTGGAGCAACTGTCGCTGATGCAACCCCAAGCTTTCTACCGCGCGGTGGCGGACGATTTTAGCGCCGTCGACGGCATCATCAAGAAGCAGCTGACTTCCCGAGTGCCGCTGGTATCGAAAATCGGCGATTACATCACCTCGGCCGGCGGTAAACGCCTGCGTCCTTTATTGGTGCTGCTGTGTGGCAAGGCGCTGGGCCGCGAAGGCGATGACCTGCGTCTGCTGGCCGCCACCATCGAATTCCTGCACACCGCGACCCTGCTGCATGACGACGTGGTCGACATGTCCGGCATGCGCCGTGGCCGCTCGACCGCCAACGCCATGTGGGGCAACGCCCCAAGCGTACTTGTCGGCGACTTCCTGTACTCGCGCTCGTTCGAAATGATGGTCGAGCTGGGTTCGATGCCGGTGATGAAGATCCTGTCCCAGGCCACGCGCATCATCGCCGAAGGCGAAGTGTTGCAGCTGTCCAAGGTACGCGACGCCAGCACCACCGAAGAAACCTACATGGAAGTCATCCGCGGCAAGACCGCGATGCTCTTCGAAGCTTCGACCCACAGCGCTGCCGCACTGGCCGGTGCCACCGCCGAGCAGAGCGAAGCCCTGCGCACCTTCGGTGATCACCTGGGCGTGGCGTTCCAACTGGTCGACGACCTGCTGGACTACAAGGGCGACGCCGAGACCCTGGGCAAGAACGTCGGTGACGATCTGGCCGAAGGCAAGCCGACCCTGCCGCTGATCTACACCATGCGTGAAGGCACGCCGGAGCAGGCTGCTCTGGTGCGCCAGGCGATCCAGAAAGGCGGGATCGAAGACCTCGAAAGCATTCGCATCGCCGTGGAAGCCTCGGGTTCGCTGGAGTACACCGCACAACTGGCCCGCGACTACGTGGCCCGTGCGATCAAGTGCCTCGACGCGCTGCCGGCCAGCGAATACCGCGATGCACTGGTAGAACTGAGCGAGTTTGCGGTCGCCCGCACGCACTGATCACCGCGCAACCAAAGAGCCGCAGCCTTCTGCCGAAGCCTGCGGCTTTTTGTTGCCTGCCCTCTACGCGCTAAAACCTTATACAATGTGCGACTTTTAGCGATCCACATCCCAAGGAGCCTTAGTGAGCACGTTGCCACCCTGCCCGAAATGCAATTCCGAATACACCTACGAAGACGGTGCCCAACTGATCTGCCCAGAGTGCGCCCACGAGTGGTCGGCCAGCGGCGAAGCCGAAGTGGCATCCGATGATGCCGTGAAGAAAGATTCGGTCGGCAACGTGCTGCAGGACGGCGACACCATCACCGTGATCAAGGACCTGAAGGTCAAGGGCACCTCGCTGGTGGTCAAGGTCGGCACCAAGGTCAAGAACATCCGCCTGTGCGATGGCGACCATGACATCGACTGTAAGATCGATGGCATCGGCCCGATGAAACTCAAGTCCGAGTTCGTCAGAAAGGTCTGATCCGCTTGTCATCCATCCCGCGCCCGCCGTGGGATGGAGCTTCGCCCTCCCCCGCTTTGCCCTCCCGCATTTTCGCGTAATAGCCAGACGCCAGCCGATTTGACCTTACGCAATCTTTACCCGGAAAAAATCGCATTCCGCCAATAGGCGCTTGCTATTTGACGAATAAGAATTATTCTCATTGAAACCTTTCAAGGAGATGAGACCCATGACTTATTTGATCGACGCCTGGCTGGATCGCCCACACCCGTACCTCAGAATCCTGCATCGGGAAACCGGCGAAGTCTGTGCAGTACTGGAAGAAGAAGCCCTGCATGAGCTGCAGGATCAGGGTGATCTGGATGTCAGCAGCCTGAATTCCAGCGAACCGCTGGTGCTCAAGGAACTGGTGCGTAATCTGTTCCTGTTCTGCTATGCCCGGGCCTTGCGCCCGACCAATGAACTGCATCACAAGATCGAAATATGAACAGCAACACAAAACATGTGGGAGCGAGCTTGCTCGCGAAGGCAGCAACGCGATTACAGATTTGAACCGGATCGCCTGCATTCGCGAGCAAGCTCGCTCCCACAAAGGTTTTACAGAACGTCCAGCAGCTCGACGTCGAATACCAGAACGCTGTGCGGCGGGATGCTGCCAACGCCTTGAGCGCCGTAAGCCAGTTCGCTCGGCACGTACAGGCGCCATTTGCTGCCGGCATTCATCAGTTGCAGGGCTTCGGTCCAGCCGGCGATCACGCCGCCCACCGGGAATTCCGCTGGCTGGCCACGATCGTAGGAGCTGTCGAACACAGTGCCGTCGATCAGCATGCCGTGGTAGTGAGTACGCACGGTGTCTTCACGGGATGGCTTGGCGCCTTCGCCCTGGGTCAGCACTTCGAATTGCAGACCGGAAGCCAGGGTGGTGATGCCTTCTTTCTTGGCGTTTTCAGCCAGGAACGCACGGCCTTCGCCGGCAGCAGCTTCAGCCTTGGCAGCGGCTTCGGCTTGCATGATTTCGCGGATAACCTTGAAGCTGGCGGACATTTCTTCCTGGCCAACACGGCTTTCCTTACCGGCGAAAGCGTCGGTCAGACCGGCCAGGATCGCGTCCAGGCTGACACCCGGTGGCGGGTTGTCGCGCAGCTGGTCACCCAGCTGACGGCCAATACCGTAGCTGACGCGGGTTTCGTCGGTGGACAGATTTACTTCGGACATGACAATGCTCCGCTCTGGGGCGATCCGGAAGGAAATATTCTTACAACCCCCTCCGAAAAGCCCTACATGAAAAAGGGCGAGCAGACTAGCACAGATGCCCGGAGGATGGGACGCAAGGCCTACAGGGCCGAGCGCCAGGCCAGCGGCACTTTCAGGCTTTCTTCGCCACTGGCGCCCAGGCCGCACATTTCATCGTGTACCGAGGTGTGGACGAGGTTGAACGGCAGCACCGGAAAGTTATGCAGCACATCCCGCGCATGTTCCACCGAACGCAACATCAGCATGTTGCCCTTGGGATCACTCAGCGGATACGCCGCCCCATGCATCCGCGCCTCGAGCAGA harbors:
- a CDS encoding FKBP-type peptidyl-prolyl cis-trans isomerase → MSEVNLSTDETRVSYGIGRQLGDQLRDNPPPGVSLDAILAGLTDAFAGKESRVGQEEMSASFKVIREIMQAEAAAKAEAAAGEGRAFLAENAKKEGITTLASGLQFEVLTQGEGAKPSREDTVRTHYHGMLIDGTVFDSSYDRGQPAEFPVGGVIAGWTEALQLMNAGSKWRLYVPSELAYGAQGVGSIPPHSVLVFDVELLDVL
- a CDS encoding polyprenyl synthetase family protein codes for the protein MQPQAFYRAVADDFSAVDGIIKKQLTSRVPLVSKIGDYITSAGGKRLRPLLVLLCGKALGREGDDLRLLAATIEFLHTATLLHDDVVDMSGMRRGRSTANAMWGNAPSVLVGDFLYSRSFEMMVELGSMPVMKILSQATRIIAEGEVLQLSKVRDASTTEETYMEVIRGKTAMLFEASTHSAAALAGATAEQSEALRTFGDHLGVAFQLVDDLLDYKGDAETLGKNVGDDLAEGKPTLPLIYTMREGTPEQAALVRQAIQKGGIEDLESIRIAVEASGSLEYTAQLARDYVARAIKCLDALPASEYRDALVELSEFAVARTH
- the rplU gene encoding 50S ribosomal protein L21, whose protein sequence is MYAVIVTGGKQYKVAEGEYLKIEKLEVATGESVTFDRVLLVANGDDVNIGAPVVAGATVKAEVISQGRHDKVRIIKFRRRKHHMKRMGHRQWFTEIKITGIQA
- a CDS encoding zinc ribbon domain-containing protein YjdM, with amino-acid sequence MSTLPPCPKCNSEYTYEDGAQLICPECAHEWSASGEAEVASDDAVKKDSVGNVLQDGDTITVIKDLKVKGTSLVVKVGTKVKNIRLCDGDHDIDCKIDGIGPMKLKSEFVRKV
- a CDS encoding DUF6482 family protein; the protein is MNLQELNAFAIARKVDELNLISMEGGLYLLEARMHGAAYPLSDPKGNMLMLRSVEHARDVLHNFPVLPFNLVHTSVHDEMCGLGASGEESLKVPLAWRSAL
- a CDS encoding CreA family protein, giving the protein MRMAKGLLGLLMALPLLASAEEIGQVSTVFKFVGPNDRIVVEAFDDPKVDGVTCYLSRAKTGGVKGGLGLAEDRAEASIACRQVGPIKFKGELKDGDEVFKERTSLVFKTMQVVRFLDKKRNTLVYLVYSDRVIEGSPQNAVTAIPIVPWVPVQQ
- the proB gene encoding glutamate 5-kinase; protein product: MRSKVTGAQRWVVKIGSALLTADGKGLDRAAMSVWVEQMVALHEAGVELVLVSSGAVAAGMSRLGWTARPSAMHELQAAAAIGQMGLVQAWESSFAEHGRHTAQILLTHDDLSDRKRYLNARSTLRALVELKVIPVINENDTVVTDEIRFGDNDTLAALVANLVEADLLVILTDRDGMFDADPRNNPDAQLIYEARADDPTLDAVAGGTGGALGRGGMQTKLRAARLAARSGAHTIIVGGRLERVLDRLKAGERIGTLLSPERGMLAARKQWLAGHLQTRGTLVLDEGAVSALSQGNKSLLPVGVKLVQGSFRRGEMVVCVAPDGREIARGLANYSALEAQKIIGQSSDAIVGVLGYMAEPELVHRDNLILV
- the rpmA gene encoding 50S ribosomal protein L27 gives rise to the protein MAHKKAGGSTRNGRDSEAKRLGVKMYGGQVIKAGNIIVRQRGTQFHAGYGVGMGKDHTLFAKIEGVIKFEVKGAFGRRYVSVVAA
- the cgtA gene encoding Obg family GTPase CgtA, coding for MKFVDEVSIRVKAGDGGNGCMSFRREKFIENGGPNGGDGGDGGSIYMMADENLNTLVDYRYTRHFDAERGSNGGSTDCTGKKGEDLILRVPVGTTVIDSATQEVIGDLTKAGQKLMVVQGGWHGLGNTRFKSSTNRAPRQTTPGKPGEQRDLKLEMKVLADVGLLGLPNAGKSTFIRSVSAAKPKVADYPFTTLVPNLGVVSVDRWKSFVIADIPGLIEGASDGAGLGIRFLKHLARTRLLLHLVDMAPLDGTSAPDAAEVIVNELVKFSPSLAERDRWLVLNKCDQILEEEHEERVKEIVDRLQWEGPVYVISAIAKEGTERLTRDIMRYLEDRADRLANDPAYKEELADLDQRIEDEARAQLQALDDKRALRRSGVKSVHDIGDDDWDEEDVDDEDGPEIIYVRD